AGCTTCGAGCTGTAGGTTATTTCACCACAGACTGCAGTTACAGTTCGATACGTTCGAGAAGCGCGTCTTCGCGGGTATTCATGGCGATAATTCGAATGTATTCTTCGATACGTGATTCATTAAGCTTCGCTTTCAGGAGCTCGTCTACCTGATAGACGCCAGCAGCGTCGGTCATCGTGATCTCGACGAGGACAGGATACTCGTCTCCTTCGAGGAGCGCCACTTGTGCGATAGCTTGACTCGAAAGGGTATCGATGCCACGGCCGCCCTGATTATAGGGCATACGCGATCGGCCACGTTCCATGTCAAGCGCATCGGCGACTCGCAAGACGCCTGCTTCGACGGTGAGCGGTTGTTCTTCGGTATGGTGACAGAGGATCGCGTGCAGAATTTCGCCTTTCATTCGGACGAGTTCAGGGATTTCGTAAAACTCACCCAACACACGATCGAGAATATCGGCAGCAAGCGGGATGGAGTAGTATGGATGTCTATCGCGGTGGACGACGTGTCCGATGTCGTGGAGCACAGCAGCGAGCGCGATGATAACCGCTTCGTCGGCCTCGTCGAGATCATGCTGTCTCGCGCCGTTGAACTCGACGCCGCCCGCTTTCAGGAGATCGTACAGACAGAGCGCACGATTGCGGACGATGCTGATATGCTTTTTTCCGTGGTCGTTGTATCCCTTTCGAGTGACTGGGTTGACGTTCTGCGCTTCGAGGTAGGCCGATATCTCTTCGTCGTCGTCGACGTAATCGAGTATCGCGTTCACTCGTTTATCGGGGAACGAGTGGTCCGCGTCCGGGTCGTACGTACGGCCACCGTTGTCCCGCAGGTCGGCTTCCATACTCCGTCTGCGGTCGCCAGCGCGAAAAAAATTCGTTTTCACCAACT
The nucleotide sequence above comes from Halocatena marina. Encoded proteins:
- a CDS encoding HD domain-containing protein; the protein is MEADLRDNGGRTYDPDADHSFPDKRVNAILDYVDDDEEISAYLEAQNVNPVTRKGYNDHGKKHISIVRNRALCLYDLLKAGGVEFNGARQHDLDEADEAVIIALAAVLHDIGHVVHRDRHPYYSIPLAADILDRVLGEFYEIPELVRMKGEILHAILCHHTEEQPLTVEAGVLRVADALDMERGRSRMPYNQGGRGIDTLSSQAIAQVALLEGDEYPVLVEITMTDAAGVYQVDELLKAKLNESRIEEYIRIIAMNTREDALLERIEL